Proteins from one Comamonas flocculans genomic window:
- a CDS encoding FAD-dependent monooxygenase has protein sequence MAQSFDICIRGAGIVGRTLALLLAQSGLRVALVAAPARQGADVRAYALNAASRGTLQALRAWPQPEHATAVAQMQVWADGEGSVAFDAARQGVEALAWIVDVPALEQRLQDAIGFQSQVQMLDAPVAAPLTVVCEGRASAARAQLGVEFAATPYGQDAIATRLRCELPHAAVARQWFGADGSILAFLPLAGSQGNSVAVVWSVAHASSSHWLACDEAQFLAALQAASRQALGRLELAAPRACWPLVQARALRWSGTVSGTREQAWVLAGDAAHAVHPLAGQGLNLGLADAVALAHTLRTRETWRGLADLRPLRAYERERKAQVQLAMLAMDGLQQLFARDGALPGRLRNHGMTAFDHCAPLKRWASRHAMGVA, from the coding sequence ATGGCGCAAAGCTTTGATATCTGCATCCGCGGCGCGGGCATCGTCGGCCGCACGCTGGCCTTGCTGCTGGCCCAGAGCGGCCTGCGCGTGGCGCTGGTGGCGGCGCCGGCGCGCCAGGGCGCGGACGTGCGGGCGTATGCGCTCAATGCGGCATCGCGCGGCACGCTGCAGGCACTGCGCGCCTGGCCGCAACCAGAGCACGCGACGGCCGTCGCGCAGATGCAGGTCTGGGCCGATGGCGAGGGCAGCGTGGCCTTCGACGCCGCGCGCCAGGGCGTGGAGGCGCTGGCCTGGATCGTGGACGTGCCGGCGCTGGAGCAGCGCCTGCAGGACGCCATCGGCTTCCAGTCCCAGGTGCAGATGCTGGACGCGCCGGTGGCCGCGCCGCTGACCGTCGTCTGCGAAGGGCGCGCCAGCGCCGCGCGCGCGCAGTTGGGCGTGGAGTTTGCCGCCACGCCCTATGGGCAGGATGCGATCGCCACGCGCCTGCGCTGCGAATTGCCGCATGCGGCGGTGGCGCGCCAGTGGTTTGGCGCGGACGGCAGCATCCTGGCCTTCCTGCCGCTTGCCGGGAGCCAGGGGAACTCCGTGGCGGTGGTGTGGTCAGTTGCCCATGCCTCATCCTCCCACTGGCTCGCCTGCGACGAGGCGCAATTCCTCGCGGCGCTGCAGGCAGCCAGCCGGCAGGCGCTGGGCCGCCTGGAACTGGCCGCGCCGCGCGCGTGCTGGCCGCTGGTGCAGGCGCGCGCGCTGCGCTGGAGCGGCACCGTGAGCGGCACGCGCGAGCAGGCCTGGGTGCTGGCCGGCGACGCGGCGCACGCGGTGCATCCGCTGGCCGGGCAGGGCCTGAACCTGGGCCTGGCCGACGCCGTGGCGCTGGCGCACACCCTGCGCACGCGCGAAACCTGGCGCGGCCTGGCCGACCTGCGGCCGCTGCGCGCCTACGAGCGTGAACGCAAGGCGCAGGTGCAGCTGGCCATGCTGGCCATGGACGGCCTGCAGCAGCTGTTTGCCCGCGACGGCGCGCTGCCGGGGCGGCTGCGCAACCACGGCATGACGGCGTTCGACCATTGCGCCCCGCTCAAGCGCTGGGCCAGCCGCCACGCCATGGGCGTGGCCTGA
- a CDS encoding MaoC family dehydratase, whose product MKFAEYEVGQVLHAGPATVSEEEILAFARAWDPQWFHTQPEAAASGPFEGLIASGWHTCCIAMRLAVDAFLAGSESYVSPGLENIRWLQPVRPGDTLRLAITVVDKRISKSGLGVLRWDWALSKQDGREVLTLAATNLFRL is encoded by the coding sequence ATGAAATTCGCGGAATATGAAGTCGGCCAGGTGCTGCATGCGGGCCCGGCCACCGTGAGCGAGGAGGAAATCCTCGCCTTCGCCAGAGCATGGGACCCGCAGTGGTTTCACACCCAGCCCGAGGCGGCCGCCAGCGGCCCCTTCGAGGGCCTGATCGCCAGCGGCTGGCACACCTGCTGCATCGCCATGCGCCTGGCGGTCGACGCCTTTCTCGCGGGCTCCGAGTCCTACGTCTCCCCGGGGCTGGAGAACATCCGCTGGCTGCAGCCGGTGCGCCCCGGCGATACGCTGCGCCTGGCCATCACCGTCGTGGACAAGCGCATCTCCAAGTCCGGCCTGGGCGTGCTGCGCTGGGACTGGGCGCTGAGCAAGCAGGACGGCCGCGAGGTATTGACGCTGGCCGCGACCAACCTGTTTCGGCTGTAG
- the ychF gene encoding redox-regulated ATPase YchF — protein sequence MSLKCGIVGLPNVGKSTLFNALTRAGIAAENYPFCTIEPNTGVVEVPDPRLAQLAQIVQPERVVPAIVEFVDIAGLVAGASKGEGLGNQFLAHIRETDAIVNVVRCFEDENVVHVAGRVDPIADIEVIQTELCLADLATVEKALQRHTKAARSGNDKEATKLVALLTPLQAALNEGKPARSVPVSKEDAPLLKPLCLITAKPAMYVGNVAEDGFENNPLLQRLQAYAAEQNAPVVAICAKIEAEMAEMDDEDRTMFLQEMGLEEPGLNRLIRAGYGLLGLQTYFTAGVKEVRAWTIHQGDTAPQAAGVIHGDFERGFIRAQTIAFDDFVQYQGEQGAKEAGKMRAEGKDYVVKDGDVMNFLFNV from the coding sequence ATGAGCCTCAAATGCGGCATCGTGGGGCTGCCCAACGTCGGCAAGTCCACGCTGTTCAACGCCTTAACCCGCGCCGGCATTGCCGCCGAGAACTACCCCTTCTGCACCATCGAACCCAACACCGGCGTGGTGGAAGTTCCCGACCCGCGCCTCGCGCAACTGGCGCAGATCGTGCAGCCCGAGCGCGTCGTGCCGGCCATCGTCGAATTCGTCGATATCGCCGGTTTGGTGGCCGGAGCGAGCAAGGGCGAAGGCCTGGGCAACCAGTTCCTCGCGCACATCCGCGAAACCGACGCCATCGTGAACGTGGTGCGCTGCTTCGAAGACGAGAACGTGGTGCACGTCGCCGGCCGCGTGGACCCGATCGCCGACATCGAGGTTATCCAGACCGAGCTCTGCCTGGCAGACCTGGCCACCGTGGAAAAGGCGCTGCAGCGCCACACCAAGGCGGCCAGGAGCGGCAACGACAAGGAAGCCACCAAGCTCGTCGCCCTGCTCACCCCGCTGCAGGCCGCGCTCAACGAAGGCAAGCCCGCGCGCAGCGTGCCCGTGAGCAAGGAAGACGCCCCCCTGCTCAAGCCGCTGTGCCTGATCACCGCCAAGCCCGCGATGTACGTGGGCAACGTGGCCGAGGACGGCTTCGAGAACAACCCGCTGCTGCAGCGCCTGCAGGCCTATGCTGCCGAGCAAAATGCGCCTGTTGTCGCCATTTGCGCCAAGATCGAAGCTGAAATGGCCGAAATGGACGACGAAGACCGCACGATGTTCCTGCAGGAAATGGGCCTGGAGGAACCCGGCCTGAACCGCCTGATCCGCGCCGGCTACGGCCTGCTGGGGCTGCAGACCTACTTCACCGCCGGCGTCAAGGAAGTGCGCGCCTGGACCATCCACCAGGGCGACACCGCGCCGCAGGCGGCCGGCGTGATCCACGGCGACTTCGAGCGCGGCTTCATCCGCGCCCAGACCATCGCCTTCGACGACTTCGTCCAGTACCAGGGCGAACAGGGCGCGAAGGAAGCCGGCAAGATGCGCGCCGAAGGCAAGGATTACGTCGTCAAGGATGGGGACGTGATGAATTTCCTGTTCAACGTCTGA
- the alkB gene encoding DNA oxidative demethylase AlkB, with protein sequence MTTTPDFFADELPLAGSCAPLGVAAVVLRGFALARVDVLWPLLQAVVAQAPFRHMVTPGGLKMSVPLTSCGPLGWTSSRAGYRYQGADPASGRPWPAMPAAFAALARDAAAEAGFTGFAPDACLINRYLPGSRLALHQDRNERDFSQPIVSVSLGVPAVFLWGGLQRGARARRVPLFHGDVAVWGGADRLRYHGIAPLRESVHPLTGSERINLTFRKAGPA encoded by the coding sequence TTGACCACGACGCCCGACTTCTTTGCCGACGAGCTCCCGCTGGCCGGCAGCTGCGCGCCGCTGGGCGTGGCGGCCGTGGTCTTGCGCGGCTTTGCGCTGGCGCGCGTGGACGTGCTCTGGCCGCTGCTGCAGGCGGTCGTCGCCCAGGCGCCGTTTCGGCACATGGTGACCCCGGGCGGTCTGAAGATGTCGGTGCCGCTGACCAGCTGCGGTCCGCTGGGCTGGACCAGCAGCCGCGCAGGCTACCGCTACCAGGGCGCGGACCCGGCCAGCGGCCGTCCCTGGCCGGCCATGCCCGCAGCCTTTGCGGCCCTGGCCCGGGACGCTGCCGCCGAAGCCGGCTTCACCGGCTTCGCGCCCGACGCCTGCCTGATCAACCGCTACCTGCCGGGCAGCCGCCTGGCGCTGCACCAGGACAGGAACGAGCGCGATTTTTCCCAGCCCATCGTCTCGGTGTCGCTGGGCGTGCCGGCGGTCTTCCTCTGGGGCGGCCTGCAGCGCGGCGCACGGGCACGGCGCGTGCCGCTGTTTCATGGCGACGTGGCGGTCTGGGGCGGCGCCGACAGGCTGCGCTACCACGGCATTGCGCCGCTGCGCGAAAGCGTCCATCCCCTGACGGGCAGCGAGCGCATCAACCTCACCTTTCGCAAGGCGGGGCCGGCCTGA
- a CDS encoding DUF488 domain-containing protein — protein sequence MSQKIPASHVRTRRAYEDPAPDDGERILIDRLWPRGVKKEALQLAEWNKDLAPSAELRKWFDHDPERWPEFRRRYAAELAEHPEAFEALRERARKGVVTLVYGAHDEEVNNAVALRGYLLGAGGLDVK from the coding sequence ATGAGCCAGAAAATTCCCGCCAGCCACGTGCGCACCCGGCGCGCCTACGAGGACCCCGCGCCCGACGACGGCGAACGCATCCTGATCGACCGCCTGTGGCCGCGCGGCGTGAAGAAGGAGGCACTGCAGCTGGCCGAATGGAACAAGGATCTGGCACCCAGCGCCGAACTGCGCAAATGGTTCGATCACGACCCTGAGCGCTGGCCGGAATTCCGCCGCCGCTACGCCGCCGAACTGGCCGAACACCCAGAGGCCTTCGAGGCGCTGCGCGAGCGCGCGCGCAAGGGCGTCGTCACGCTGGTCTATGGCGCGCACGACGAGGAAGTGAACAACGCCGTGGCCCTGCG
- a CDS encoding adenylate/guanylate cyclase domain-containing protein, translated as MPRAPLMRWGVALLALALIWAASLTRPWHALEFKTFDLWSTLAAPGRGAPALVILAIDEPSLQQVGLPWPFPRSLHARLIDRLVQDGAAAIAFDVVFAEPSGDPAQDAALAAAIARATRAGVPLVLASAREQARNANALLWTEVAPLPQLLAAGARTGDAGVQPDEDFVVRRPPAGEDSFSASLARALGRDGGANAELIAYRGPRGSFDTRSYYQAVEPGLLPAGFFQGKVVLVGQALVAGGGSQGLQADTFNSPFGLLGGERLMPGVELQATLLDNRLQGDGLRIAPAAAGMVLVLLAAALLLGAGARWHPGATAALTAALVLGTLALSWWLFSRQRWWLAPLWPAASMLALYAATALTAWAAARRRARQTREMFAHYVPPEVVARLVEQPGLLHLGGEVREVTLLFTDLAGFTAMAERLSAEQTVEVLTAYFDAMTPLIHASGGTVDKYIGDAIMAFWGAPLADAAHAAHAVHAAVAMQQAMQPLAEHLRARGLPALRMRIGVHTGRVVVGNVGSRQRFAYTAIGDAVNLAARLEGANKAFGTGILVSAQTAARLPPDIALRPLDDVIVQGRSTPVRVFTPCADAEVCRLSRAALDALHARDAPSAQAHLAALLARLPSDRAAQRLAERARALAQLPADAPWSAAVALDKL; from the coding sequence ATGCCGCGCGCGCCCCTGATGCGCTGGGGCGTCGCCCTGCTGGCCCTGGCGCTGATCTGGGCCGCCTCGCTCACGCGCCCCTGGCATGCGCTGGAATTCAAGACCTTCGACCTCTGGAGCACGCTGGCCGCCCCCGGCCGGGGCGCGCCGGCGCTGGTGATCTTGGCGATCGACGAGCCCAGCCTGCAGCAGGTCGGCCTGCCCTGGCCGTTTCCGCGCAGCCTGCACGCCCGCCTCATCGACCGGCTGGTGCAGGACGGCGCCGCCGCCATCGCCTTCGACGTGGTGTTTGCCGAGCCCTCGGGCGACCCGGCGCAGGACGCCGCGCTGGCGGCGGCCATCGCGCGCGCCACCCGCGCCGGCGTGCCACTGGTGCTGGCTTCGGCGCGCGAGCAGGCGCGCAATGCCAACGCCCTGCTCTGGACCGAGGTGGCGCCGCTGCCGCAGCTGCTGGCTGCGGGCGCCCGCACGGGCGATGCGGGCGTGCAGCCGGACGAGGACTTCGTCGTGCGCCGGCCGCCGGCTGGCGAAGACAGCTTTTCCGCCAGCCTGGCGCGGGCCCTGGGCCGGGACGGCGGCGCGAACGCCGAGCTGATCGCCTACCGCGGCCCGCGCGGCAGTTTCGACACCCGCTCCTACTACCAGGCCGTGGAACCCGGCCTGCTGCCCGCAGGTTTCTTCCAGGGCAAGGTGGTGCTGGTGGGCCAGGCGCTGGTTGCGGGCGGCGGGTCCCAGGGCCTGCAGGCCGACACCTTCAACTCACCCTTCGGCCTGCTGGGGGGCGAGCGCCTGATGCCCGGCGTCGAGCTGCAGGCCACGCTGCTGGACAACCGCCTGCAGGGCGACGGGCTGCGCATTGCGCCGGCGGCCGCCGGCATGGTACTGGTGCTGCTGGCCGCGGCCCTGCTGCTCGGCGCGGGCGCGCGCTGGCATCCGGGGGCGACGGCGGCGCTGACCGCGGCGCTGGTGCTGGGCACGCTGGCGCTGTCCTGGTGGCTGTTCAGCCGCCAGCGCTGGTGGCTGGCCCCGCTGTGGCCGGCCGCGTCCATGCTGGCGCTCTATGCGGCCACCGCGCTGACGGCCTGGGCCGCGGCACGCCGGCGCGCGCGCCAGACGCGGGAGATGTTCGCGCACTACGTGCCGCCCGAAGTGGTAGCGCGCCTGGTCGAGCAGCCCGGGCTGCTGCACCTGGGCGGCGAGGTGCGCGAGGTGACGCTGCTGTTCACCGACCTTGCCGGCTTCACCGCCATGGCCGAGCGCCTGAGCGCCGAACAGACGGTGGAGGTGCTCACCGCCTACTTCGACGCCATGACGCCGCTGATCCACGCCAGCGGCGGCACGGTGGACAAGTACATCGGCGACGCCATCATGGCGTTCTGGGGCGCACCCCTGGCCGACGCGGCGCACGCGGCGCACGCGGTGCACGCCGCGGTCGCGATGCAGCAGGCCATGCAGCCGCTGGCGGAGCACCTGCGCGCGCGCGGCTTGCCGGCGCTGCGCATGCGCATCGGCGTGCACACCGGGCGTGTGGTCGTGGGCAACGTCGGTTCGCGCCAGCGTTTTGCCTACACCGCCATCGGCGACGCGGTGAACCTGGCGGCGCGCCTGGAAGGCGCGAACAAGGCCTTCGGCACCGGGATCCTGGTTTCGGCGCAAACCGCGGCGCGGCTGCCGCCGGACATCGCCCTGCGGCCGCTGGACGACGTCATCGTGCAAGGGCGCAGCACGCCCGTGCGGGTGTTCACGCCCTGCGCGGACGCCGAGGTCTGCCGCCTGTCGCGGGCGGCGCTGGATGCGCTGCATGCGCGCGACGCTCCCTCGGCCCAGGCGCATCTGGCCGCGCTGCTGGCTCGGCTGCCCAGCGACCGCGCCGCACAGCGCCTGGCCGAGCGCGCCCGCGCGCTGGCGCAACTGCCGGCGGACGCCCCCTGGTCGGCCGCGGTGGCGCTCGACAAACTGTGA
- a CDS encoding FecR domain-containing protein, producing the protein MRKRLAIVWAAMFGCLGVAWAQTPPCTAVADADGAAAQIVALSGQGQARAQADAPWTAATLSQRLYPGADMRTLALSSAALLLADRTQIRMAAQARIRLCDARPGQTRLELGLGRIWTRTKGQAAGLQLQTPAAVAAVRGTDWDVEVDAQGHTTLTVLSGLIAVSNAQGSVEVGPSEQASVAPGQAPVKHRLVNPRERVQWVMAPALVPALWPELDAAAPPWRARAGEALRAGQLQALQQQVDARLATAPDDALALRLRAELQAQDGRLEAAQQSLLALWQAQRDSRAAARRAQLLQALDRGDEAREFIADARRQAPQAFALLLADADARRLQGQGEAALALYRQAVAQARGEAEQAEAEAGLGRALLERGDLAAARETLARAVQRQGDNAEIRARAATADTQALHHAEAAEGFAAALAQSGDDYVALAGDGLLALQRGEAELARTQLLKALVIEPRYAQAQVWLAVAEYQLGNLPAALDALARARLADPNDPLPWQIESILRNDDGQAEEAIAAARQALVRLPYLKSLEPLKSDSQGSANLGKALADFGLEHWARAYAQQSYYPLWAGSHFFMADRYESSFARDSEMHQGYLADPLAFGASERTAPVLPVEGSEWIAGMSAERNPDRHTGAVELGHRGLTTQPVPMAWRVGLDAMDFHPRGGPFSPRMNSGAARLGLGIKPSDRLSLLLLHDEDRARTWIPGSASFSDGTLDGAIRQPFSRTDVGGSWRWSADSQTWLQWSRARFGTRYLANDEAAGPYSYRGADAHSAWMLRHTVQQGPMRWSAGWEWASVDLDSALSYSLVTGAEHSRLRYDMPWLAWEYGQGPWSGSAMASWPRLNMRYRHRQYLGQTGEDLSEPYDDAGRQRRRLRPRLGLSYRFAPGRALHFAYVESMYSPTSHTLAPVSVGAIPIDYQYQIPGSLARKLAMQLDWEIDRRSFAWLSLSHQKITNAQYDNGSMLYPLEVLYSDKVGSLGPLIQTAQTVIDAYNGDPQFDRGRLSQVAVAYNRILSPRWSVLTGYTWSHSRNTGEYFPGNALPGFPRHTGVLVNVWKHGGRDYTLLSLVYRSGRFTQMSNQTVEGAGWTLGLMHSMDLRERRWSLVTSIQGPLDGRVPPTFWLRLRWRS; encoded by the coding sequence ATGCGCAAGCGCCTGGCAATCGTGTGGGCCGCCATGTTCGGGTGTCTGGGCGTCGCCTGGGCGCAAACCCCGCCCTGCACGGCCGTGGCCGATGCCGACGGCGCGGCGGCGCAGATCGTCGCGCTGAGCGGTCAGGGGCAGGCCCGGGCACAGGCCGATGCGCCCTGGACCGCCGCCACCCTTTCCCAGCGCCTGTACCCGGGCGCGGACATGCGCACGCTGGCGCTGTCCTCGGCCGCGCTGCTGCTGGCCGACCGCACGCAGATCCGCATGGCCGCGCAGGCCCGCATCCGCCTTTGCGACGCCCGACCCGGCCAGACGCGGCTGGAACTGGGGCTGGGGCGGATCTGGACGCGCACCAAGGGCCAGGCCGCCGGCCTGCAGCTGCAGACCCCCGCGGCCGTGGCGGCGGTGCGCGGCACCGACTGGGACGTGGAGGTGGATGCGCAGGGGCACACCACGCTGACCGTGCTCTCGGGCCTGATAGCGGTCTCCAACGCGCAGGGCAGCGTGGAGGTCGGCCCGTCCGAGCAGGCCAGCGTCGCGCCGGGACAGGCGCCCGTCAAGCACCGGCTGGTGAACCCGCGCGAGCGCGTGCAGTGGGTCATGGCCCCGGCGCTGGTGCCGGCGCTGTGGCCCGAACTGGACGCCGCCGCACCGCCCTGGCGGGCGCGGGCCGGCGAGGCGCTGCGCGCCGGCCAGCTGCAGGCGCTGCAGCAACAGGTGGATGCGCGCCTGGCCACGGCCCCCGACGACGCACTGGCGCTGCGCCTGCGCGCCGAGCTGCAGGCGCAGGACGGCCGGCTGGAGGCGGCGCAGCAGAGCCTGCTGGCGCTGTGGCAGGCGCAGCGCGACAGCCGCGCGGCGGCGCGGCGCGCGCAGCTGCTGCAGGCGCTGGACCGGGGCGATGAGGCGCGCGAGTTCATCGCCGATGCGCGCCGGCAGGCCCCGCAGGCCTTCGCCCTGCTGCTGGCCGACGCCGATGCCCGGCGCCTGCAGGGCCAGGGCGAGGCCGCGCTGGCACTGTACCGCCAGGCCGTGGCCCAGGCACGGGGTGAAGCCGAGCAGGCCGAGGCCGAAGCCGGTCTGGGGCGTGCCCTGCTGGAGCGCGGCGACCTGGCCGCGGCACGCGAGACCCTGGCGCGGGCGGTGCAGCGCCAGGGCGACAACGCCGAAATCCGCGCGCGCGCCGCGACCGCGGACACCCAGGCGCTGCACCACGCCGAGGCCGCCGAGGGCTTCGCCGCGGCCCTGGCGCAATCGGGCGACGACTACGTGGCGCTGGCCGGTGACGGCCTGCTGGCGCTGCAGCGCGGCGAAGCCGAGCTGGCCCGCACCCAGCTGCTCAAGGCGCTGGTGATCGAGCCGCGCTACGCCCAGGCGCAGGTCTGGCTGGCGGTGGCGGAATACCAGCTGGGCAACCTGCCGGCGGCGCTGGACGCGCTGGCGCGGGCGCGCCTGGCCGACCCGAACGACCCGCTGCCCTGGCAGATCGAATCCATCCTGCGCAACGACGACGGCCAGGCCGAAGAGGCGATCGCCGCTGCCCGCCAGGCCCTGGTGCGCCTGCCCTACCTCAAGTCGCTGGAGCCGCTCAAGAGCGACAGCCAGGGCTCGGCCAACCTGGGCAAGGCACTGGCCGACTTCGGCCTGGAACACTGGGCGCGCGCCTATGCCCAGCAGTCCTACTACCCGCTGTGGGCCGGCAGCCACTTCTTCATGGCCGACCGCTACGAAAGCAGCTTTGCCCGCGATTCGGAAATGCACCAGGGCTACCTGGCCGACCCGCTTGCCTTTGGCGCCAGTGAAAGGACCGCCCCCGTGCTCCCGGTGGAAGGCAGCGAATGGATCGCGGGCATGAGCGCCGAGCGCAATCCCGACCGCCACACGGGCGCCGTGGAGCTGGGCCACCGGGGTCTGACCACCCAGCCCGTGCCCATGGCCTGGCGCGTGGGCCTGGACGCGATGGACTTCCACCCTCGCGGCGGCCCTTTCAGCCCGCGCATGAATTCGGGCGCGGCGCGTCTGGGCCTGGGCATCAAGCCCAGCGACCGGCTCAGCCTGCTGCTGCTGCACGACGAAGACCGCGCGCGCACCTGGATCCCCGGCAGCGCAAGCTTCTCCGACGGCACGCTCGACGGCGCCATACGCCAGCCGTTCAGTCGCACCGACGTGGGCGGCTCCTGGCGCTGGTCGGCGGACAGCCAAACCTGGCTGCAGTGGAGCCGCGCGCGCTTTGGCACCCGCTACCTCGCGAACGACGAGGCGGCCGGGCCCTACAGCTACCGCGGCGCGGACGCGCACAGCGCATGGATGCTGCGCCACACCGTGCAGCAGGGCCCGATGCGCTGGTCGGCAGGCTGGGAATGGGCCAGCGTGGACCTGGACAGCGCGCTCAGCTACAGCCTGGTGACGGGTGCCGAGCACTCGCGGCTGCGCTACGACATGCCCTGGCTGGCCTGGGAATACGGCCAGGGGCCATGGAGCGGCTCGGCCATGGCCAGCTGGCCGCGCCTGAACATGCGCTACCGCCATCGCCAATACCTGGGCCAGACCGGTGAAGACCTGTCCGAACCCTACGACGACGCGGGCCGCCAGCGGCGCCGGCTGCGCCCCCGCCTGGGCCTGTCCTACCGCTTCGCGCCGGGGCGCGCGCTGCATTTCGCCTACGTCGAAAGCATGTACTCGCCGACCTCGCACACGCTCGCCCCCGTGTCCGTGGGCGCCATCCCGATCGACTACCAGTACCAGATCCCCGGCAGCCTGGCGCGCAAGCTGGCCATGCAGCTCGATTGGGAAATCGACCGGCGCAGCTTTGCCTGGCTGAGCCTGTCGCACCAGAAAATCACCAATGCACAGTACGACAACGGCAGCATGCTCTACCCGCTGGAAGTGCTCTACAGCGACAAGGTCGGCTCGCTCGGTCCGCTGATCCAGACCGCGCAGACCGTCATCGACGCCTACAACGGCGATCCGCAGTTCGACCGGGGCAGGCTCAGCCAGGTGGCTGTCGCCTACAACCGCATCCTGTCGCCGCGCTGGAGCGTGCTGACGGGCTACACCTGGAGCCATTCGCGCAACACCGGCGAATACTTTCCCGGCAACGCCCTGCCCGGCTTCCCGCGCCACACCGGGGTGCTGGTCAACGTCTGGAAGCATGGCGGGCGCGACTACACGCTGCTGTCGCTGGTCTATCGCAGCGGCCGCTTCACGCAGATGTCCAACCAGACCGTCGAAGGGGCGGGCTGGACGCTGGGCCTGATGCATTCCATGGACCTGCGCGAGCGGCGCTGGTCGCTCGTCACCTCGATCCAGGGCCCGCTGGACGGGCGCGTGCCGCCCACCTTCTGGCTGCGCCTGCGCTGGCGCAGCTGA